The Pseudomonas sp. R4-35-07 genome contains a region encoding:
- a CDS encoding carboxynorspermidine decarboxylase: protein MIKTPYYLIDKQKLLVNMQKIAYVREQSGAKALLALKCFATWSVFDLMQQYMDGTTSSSLYELKLGRQKFDGEAHAYSVAWADDEIEEMLDNCDKIIFNSISQLQRFAERSEGKTRGLRVNPQVSSSDYLLADPARPFSRLGEWDPVKIDGVIDQISGFMFHNNCENGDFSLFDSMLGTIEERFGALLHKVKWVSLGGGIHFTGEGYALDAFCARLKAFSEKYGVQVYLEPGEAAITNSASLEVTVLDTLYNGKNLAVVDSSIEAHLLDLLIYRLNAKLAPSEGEHTYMVCGKSCLAGDIFGEYQFDRPLAIGDRLSFIDTAGYTMVKKNWFNGLKMPSIVVKQLDGTVEVVREFGYDDYLSSLS, encoded by the coding sequence ATGATCAAAACGCCGTATTACCTCATCGATAAACAGAAGCTTCTGGTCAACATGCAGAAGATTGCCTACGTGCGCGAGCAGTCCGGCGCCAAGGCTCTGCTGGCGCTCAAGTGCTTTGCCACCTGGTCGGTGTTCGACCTGATGCAGCAATATATGGACGGCACCACCTCGTCGTCGCTGTATGAGTTGAAGCTCGGCCGCCAGAAGTTCGACGGTGAAGCGCACGCCTACAGCGTGGCCTGGGCCGACGATGAAATCGAAGAGATGCTGGATAACTGCGACAAGATCATCTTCAACTCCATCAGCCAACTGCAGCGTTTTGCCGAACGTTCCGAAGGCAAGACCCGTGGCCTGCGCGTCAACCCACAGGTAAGCAGCTCCGATTACCTGCTGGCCGACCCGGCGCGTCCGTTCAGCCGCCTGGGCGAGTGGGACCCGGTGAAGATCGACGGCGTGATCGATCAAATCTCCGGTTTCATGTTCCACAACAACTGCGAGAACGGCGATTTCAGCCTGTTCGACAGCATGCTCGGCACCATCGAAGAACGCTTCGGCGCGCTGCTGCACAAGGTCAAGTGGGTCAGCCTCGGCGGCGGCATCCATTTCACCGGTGAAGGCTATGCGTTGGATGCGTTTTGCGCACGGTTGAAGGCATTCTCCGAGAAGTACGGCGTGCAGGTGTACCTGGAGCCCGGCGAAGCGGCGATCACCAACAGCGCGTCCCTGGAAGTCACCGTGCTCGACACGCTCTACAACGGTAAAAACCTCGCCGTGGTCGACAGCTCCATCGAAGCCCACCTGCTGGACCTGCTGATCTACCGCCTTAACGCCAAGCTGGCGCCGAGCGAGGGTGAGCATACCTATATGGTGTGCGGCAAATCCTGCCTGGCCGGCGACATCTTCGGCGAGTATCAATTTGATCGTCCGCTGGCCATCGGCGATCGGCTGTCGTTCATCGACACCGCTGGTTACACCATGGTCAAGAAAAACTGGTTCAACGGCCTGAAAATGCCGTCCATCGTAGTGAAACAACTCGACGGTACAGTCGAAGTGGTTCGTGAATTTGGTTACGACGACTACCTGTCCAGCCTTTCGTAA
- a CDS encoding LysR family transcriptional regulator gives MEKAEIEGLWTHIHWLSVLEEHGTYTAAAARLGVSKSAVSQRISDLEKATGTRLVTRTTRSVRLTDAGLSLTREVRSAYEHIARSFSAVRDLAGEVRGLVRLTAPVAFARQQLVPHLPQFLQQYPQVRIQLDVSDALSSLAAEGYDLAVRHGFQIPETHVAWKLCDTASVLVATRDYLQRHGEPREPSNLSAHNCLFYPRGADQPAWTFERGSKHLERLTVPIAGSFATNNSEALRDAALNHLGIALLPDFSAHAALAEGKLVQVLKGWTLKGAFADEIYLIRPYSPHVPKAVNALVGFLKAQLAGGFRFEG, from the coding sequence ATGGAAAAAGCAGAGATCGAAGGGCTGTGGACCCACATCCATTGGCTTTCAGTGCTGGAAGAACACGGCACCTACACCGCCGCTGCCGCGCGCCTTGGGGTGAGCAAGTCGGCGGTGAGCCAGCGGATTTCCGACCTGGAAAAAGCCACCGGCACCCGCCTGGTGACGCGCACCACGCGCAGCGTACGGCTGACCGATGCGGGGCTGTCGTTGACCCGCGAGGTGCGCAGCGCCTATGAACACATCGCCCGCAGTTTCTCTGCGGTGCGTGACCTGGCCGGCGAAGTGCGTGGCCTGGTGCGGCTGACCGCGCCGGTGGCGTTCGCCCGACAACAGCTGGTGCCGCATCTGCCGCAATTCCTGCAGCAATACCCACAGGTGCGCATCCAGCTGGACGTGTCCGACGCCTTGAGTTCGCTGGCCGCCGAAGGTTACGACCTGGCCGTGCGCCATGGTTTCCAGATACCCGAGACCCATGTGGCCTGGAAGCTCTGCGACACCGCCTCGGTGCTGGTCGCCACCCGCGATTACCTGCAGCGCCATGGCGAACCCCGCGAGCCGAGCAACCTGTCGGCGCACAACTGTCTGTTTTACCCACGGGGCGCCGACCAGCCGGCCTGGACCTTCGAGCGCGGCAGCAAACACCTCGAACGCCTGACCGTGCCCATCGCCGGCAGCTTCGCCACCAACAACAGCGAAGCCCTGCGCGACGCGGCGCTCAATCACTTGGGCATCGCCCTGCTGCCGGATTTCAGCGCCCATGCGGCGCTGGCCGAGGGCAAGCTGGTGCAGGTATTGAAGGGGTGGACGCTCAAGGGCGCATTTGCCGATGAAATCTACCTGATCCGCCCCTACTCGCCCCATGTGCCGAAGGCAGTGAACGCGCTGGTAGGTTTTTTAAAGGCGCAGCTGGCGGGAGGGTTTCGATTCGAGGGCTGA
- a CDS encoding CoA-acylating methylmalonate-semialdehyde dehydrogenase — MPITLEHYINDQRVSRDDRYQDVYNPATGAVTARVALASRQTVAEAVAAAQAAFAGWADTPPIRRARVLFEYLHLLRERKDDLARIIVAEHGKVFTDAQGEVDRGIDILEFACGIPNLLKGEHSDQVSRGMDNWTMRQPLGVVAGVTPFNFPVMVPMWMYPIAIAAGNTFILKPSPTDPSASLFMAELLREAGLPKGVFNVVQGDKEAVDALIEHPDVKAVSFVGSTPIAQYIYESGARNGKRVQGLGGAKNHMVVMPDADIERTVDALMGAAYGSAGERCMAISVAVLVGDVGDKVIAALTERAKQLRITDGRDLKAEMGPIVSRAALERISGYIEQGVQAGAQLLLDGRDYVPTEAGLENGFWLGATLFDHVTKEMSIYREEIFGPVLACVRVDDFAAAVKLVNDHEFGNGVSCFTRDGNIAREFARRIEVGMVGINVPIPVPMAWHGFGGWKKSLFGDMHAYGTEGVRFYTKQKSIMQRWSESIEQGAEFAMPVSR, encoded by the coding sequence ATGCCGATTACCCTTGAGCACTACATCAACGACCAGCGCGTGAGCCGCGATGATCGCTATCAGGACGTCTACAACCCGGCCACCGGCGCAGTCACCGCGCGCGTGGCCCTGGCCAGCCGCCAGACCGTGGCTGAAGCCGTCGCCGCCGCCCAGGCCGCCTTTGCCGGTTGGGCCGACACCCCGCCGATCCGCCGCGCCCGTGTGCTGTTCGAATACCTGCACCTGCTGCGTGAACGCAAGGATGACCTGGCACGCATCATCGTCGCTGAGCACGGCAAGGTGTTTACCGATGCCCAGGGCGAAGTCGACCGTGGCATCGACATCCTCGAGTTCGCCTGTGGCATTCCCAACCTGCTCAAGGGCGAACATTCCGACCAGGTTTCCCGTGGCATGGACAACTGGACAATGCGCCAGCCGCTGGGCGTGGTGGCCGGCGTCACGCCGTTCAACTTCCCGGTGATGGTGCCGATGTGGATGTACCCGATCGCGATTGCGGCGGGTAATACCTTCATTCTCAAGCCCAGCCCCACCGACCCGAGCGCCTCGTTGTTCATGGCCGAGCTGCTGCGCGAAGCGGGCCTGCCCAAGGGCGTGTTCAATGTGGTGCAGGGCGACAAGGAAGCGGTGGACGCGCTGATCGAACACCCGGACGTCAAGGCCGTGAGCTTTGTCGGTTCCACGCCGATTGCCCAGTACATCTACGAAAGCGGTGCGCGTAACGGCAAACGCGTGCAAGGCCTGGGCGGCGCGAAAAACCATATGGTGGTGATGCCCGACGCGGATATCGAGCGCACCGTCGACGCCCTGATGGGCGCCGCCTACGGCAGTGCTGGCGAGCGTTGCATGGCAATCTCGGTGGCGGTGCTGGTGGGCGATGTGGGTGACAAGGTCATCGCTGCCTTGACCGAACGCGCCAAGCAACTGCGCATTACCGATGGCCGCGATCTCAAGGCCGAAATGGGCCCGATCGTGTCCCGCGCTGCCCTGGAGCGGATCAGCGGCTATATCGAGCAAGGCGTGCAAGCCGGCGCGCAACTGCTGCTTGATGGTCGCGACTACGTGCCCACCGAAGCGGGTTTGGAAAACGGCTTCTGGCTTGGCGCGACGCTGTTCGACCACGTCACCAAGGAAATGAGTATCTACCGCGAAGAAATCTTCGGCCCGGTGCTGGCCTGCGTGCGCGTGGATGATTTCGCCGCCGCAGTGAAGCTGGTCAACGACCACGAGTTCGGCAACGGCGTCAGCTGCTTCACCCGCGACGGCAACATCGCCCGCGAATTTGCGCGGCGCATCGAAGTGGGCATGGTCGGCATCAACGTTCCGATTCCGGTGCCAATGGCCTGGCATGGGTTTGGTGGCTGGAAAAAAAGCCTGTTTGGCGACATGCATGCCTATGGCACCGAGGGCGTGCGTTTTTACACCAAGCAGAAATCGATCATGCAGCGTTGGTCGGAGAGCATCGAGCAGGGCGCGGAGTTTGCGATGCCGGTGTCGAGGTAA
- a CDS encoding LacI family DNA-binding transcriptional regulator — protein MTDLKDVAQLAGVSRATAARTFASPDQVRPATREQVFAAARELGFRPNLLGRQLRLQTTRLIGVVVPNLLNPVFAEQFQAMERAARLRGYSLVLATTDYSAERESMVVEELLRQRVDGLVLTVTDAESNSVLNSLASEQTPFVLAYHQPSNPSYSAVSVDNRAGMAMATRYLLEAGHRRISMVAGPALQSDRARLRYAGYCDAMQAYGLKSRPVIEMPAHTQAEFVAIEPYLEGPEAPTALVCSNDFLAISLIAELRRNAWHVPEQLSVMGFDGIDLGTQMHPTLCSVVQPIALLASTVIDQLLAQIAGNAPISHCLPCHIRPGESTQPHEESLDARIA, from the coding sequence ATGACTGACCTGAAAGACGTTGCGCAGCTGGCTGGCGTATCCCGCGCCACTGCCGCCCGCACCTTTGCCTCCCCCGACCAGGTGCGCCCGGCCACTCGCGAGCAGGTGTTTGCCGCTGCCCGTGAGTTGGGCTTTCGGCCCAACTTGCTCGGTCGCCAACTGCGCCTGCAAACCACCCGGTTGATTGGCGTGGTGGTGCCCAACTTGCTCAATCCGGTGTTCGCCGAACAGTTCCAGGCCATGGAACGTGCGGCGCGGTTGCGCGGCTACAGCCTGGTGTTGGCGACCACCGACTACAGCGCTGAACGCGAAAGCATGGTGGTGGAAGAACTGCTGCGCCAACGTGTCGACGGCCTGGTACTGACGGTCACCGATGCCGAGAGCAACAGCGTGCTCAACAGCCTTGCCAGCGAACAGACCCCGTTCGTGCTGGCCTACCACCAACCGAGCAACCCCAGCTACAGCGCCGTGTCGGTCGACAACCGCGCCGGCATGGCCATGGCCACCCGATATCTGCTGGAAGCAGGGCACCGGCGCATCAGCATGGTTGCGGGCCCCGCGTTGCAGTCCGACCGTGCGCGCCTGCGTTACGCCGGTTACTGCGACGCGATGCAAGCCTACGGCCTCAAGAGCCGCCCGGTGATCGAAATGCCCGCGCACACCCAGGCTGAATTCGTCGCCATCGAGCCGTACCTCGAAGGCCCCGAGGCGCCCACGGCACTGGTGTGTTCCAACGACTTCCTCGCCATCAGCCTGATCGCCGAACTGCGTCGCAACGCCTGGCACGTACCCGAGCAACTCTCGGTGATGGGCTTTGACGGCATTGACCTCGGCACCCAGATGCACCCAACCCTGTGCAGCGTGGTGCAGCCCATCGCGCTGCTCGCCAGCACAGTGATTGACCAATTGCTGGCGCAGATCGCCGGCAACGCCCCGATTTCCCATTGCCTGCCTTGCCATATCCGGCCGGGCGAAAGCACTCAACCCCACGAGGAATCCCTTGATGCGCGCATTGCGTAA
- a CDS encoding saccharopine dehydrogenase family protein — protein MKKNVLIIGAGGVAKVVAHKCAQHNDELGRIAIASRNISKCQAIIDSVKAKGSLKVPADIQAFALNALDVEATKALIRETDSQIVINVGSAFLNMSVLRACIDTGVAYLDTAIHEEPGKVCETPPWYGNYEWNHLEECKQKNITAILGVGFDPGVVNAYAALAQQQHFDRIDSIDILDVNAGSHGKYFATNFDPEINFREFTGQVWSWQNSQWTSNTMFEVKRTDDLPVVGSQNLYLTGHDEVHSLSKNLDVPNVRFWMSFGEHYINVFTVLKNLGLLSEKPVKTAEGLEVVPLKVVKAVLPDPSSLAPGYTGKTCIGDLVKGTQNGQPREMFIYNVADHEEAFAETDSQGISYTAGVPPVAAALLVARGEWDVKHMANVEELPAEPFLKALDVMGLPTRIKDEHGDRAWDAIA, from the coding sequence TTGAAAAAGAACGTTCTTATCATTGGTGCAGGAGGTGTCGCCAAGGTGGTGGCCCACAAGTGCGCGCAGCACAACGACGAACTCGGTCGTATTGCTATCGCGTCGCGCAACATCTCCAAATGCCAGGCCATCATCGACAGCGTCAAGGCCAAGGGTAGCCTCAAGGTACCCGCCGACATCCAGGCCTTCGCGCTGAACGCTCTGGACGTGGAAGCGACCAAAGCCCTGATCCGCGAGACCGACTCGCAGATCGTCATCAACGTGGGTTCCGCGTTTCTCAACATGTCGGTGCTGCGTGCCTGCATCGATACGGGCGTGGCTTACCTCGACACCGCCATCCACGAAGAGCCGGGCAAGGTCTGCGAGACCCCGCCGTGGTACGGCAACTACGAATGGAACCACCTGGAAGAATGCAAACAGAAGAACATCACGGCCATCCTTGGCGTGGGCTTCGACCCGGGTGTCGTCAACGCGTACGCCGCGCTGGCGCAGCAACAGCATTTCGACCGCATTGATTCGATCGACATTCTCGACGTCAATGCCGGCTCCCACGGCAAATACTTCGCCACCAATTTCGACCCGGAAATCAACTTCCGCGAGTTCACCGGACAGGTGTGGAGCTGGCAGAACAGCCAGTGGACCAGCAACACCATGTTCGAAGTCAAACGCACCGACGACCTGCCGGTAGTCGGTTCGCAGAACCTCTACCTCACCGGCCACGATGAAGTGCACTCGCTGTCGAAAAACCTCGACGTGCCCAATGTGCGTTTCTGGATGAGCTTCGGTGAACACTACATCAACGTATTCACCGTACTGAAAAACCTCGGCCTGCTTTCCGAGAAGCCCGTCAAAACCGCTGAAGGCCTGGAAGTGGTGCCGTTGAAAGTGGTCAAGGCGGTACTGCCCGACCCGTCATCGCTCGCACCGGGCTATACCGGCAAAACCTGCATTGGTGACCTGGTCAAAGGCACCCAAAACGGCCAGCCGCGCGAGATGTTCATCTACAACGTGGCTGATCACGAAGAAGCCTTTGCCGAGACCGACAGCCAAGGCATCTCCTACACCGCAGGCGTCCCACCGGTAGCCGCTGCGCTGCTGGTGGCGCGCGGCGAGTGGGATGTCAAACACATGGCCAACGTCGAGGAACTGCCGGCTGAGCCGTTCCTCAAAGCGCTGGACGTGATGGGCTTGCCGACTCGGATCAAAGACGAGCACGGTGATCGGGCCTGGGATGCGATTGCCTGA
- a CDS encoding glucarate dehydratase family protein, whose protein sequence is MKIIRVTVTPIAFRDPPLLNASGIHEPFALRSIIEIESDTGYIGLGESYGDAPALAIQQQVQQQLIGLDPFNLNGLRAIVQATVAAHKPLSVAGAELAPGSHASKAVSNAYSAFEVAFLDLQAHSLNVPLVDLLGGAIRDQIPFSAYLFFKYAEHIDSPYKPDSWGEALTEAQIVDQARRMLETYGFKSIKLKAGALEPEHEVRCIKALKKAFPGVPLRIDPNANWSLATSIRMAELLGDDLQYYEDPTPGLDGMAELHTRTGLPLATNMVVTDFDEFRRSVALNSVQIVLADHHYWGGLRDTQVLAKMCHTFGLGVSMHSNSHLGISLMAMAHVAASVPNLDYACDTHYPWQEPDEEVIKGGKLPIVDGCVSITRAPGLGLELDHDQLGKLHDQYLSCGIRQRDDVKQMQRYQPQWKTVKPRF, encoded by the coding sequence TTGCCTTTCGCGACCCGCCGCTGTTGAACGCCAGCGGCATCCACGAGCCTTTCGCGCTGCGCTCGATCATCGAGATTGAAAGCGACACCGGCTACATCGGCCTCGGCGAAAGCTATGGTGATGCCCCGGCGCTGGCGATCCAGCAGCAGGTGCAGCAACAGCTGATCGGCCTGGACCCGTTCAACCTCAATGGCCTGCGCGCTATCGTGCAGGCCACCGTGGCCGCTCATAAACCGCTGAGCGTGGCCGGTGCGGAACTGGCGCCGGGCTCCCATGCCAGCAAAGCCGTGAGCAATGCCTATTCGGCGTTCGAAGTGGCGTTTCTCGACCTGCAGGCGCATTCGCTGAATGTACCGCTGGTGGACCTGCTCGGCGGCGCGATCCGTGACCAGATCCCGTTCAGCGCCTACCTGTTTTTCAAATACGCCGAACACATCGATTCGCCCTACAAGCCCGACAGCTGGGGCGAAGCCCTGACTGAAGCGCAGATCGTCGACCAGGCTCGGCGCATGCTCGAGACCTACGGTTTCAAAAGCATCAAGCTCAAGGCCGGCGCACTGGAACCCGAGCATGAAGTGCGCTGCATCAAGGCGCTGAAAAAGGCCTTTCCCGGTGTGCCGCTGCGCATCGACCCGAACGCTAACTGGTCTCTGGCCACCTCGATTCGCATGGCCGAACTGCTCGGCGACGACCTGCAATATTACGAAGACCCGACCCCCGGCCTGGACGGCATGGCCGAGCTGCACACACGCACCGGCTTGCCTCTGGCGACCAATATGGTGGTCACCGATTTTGACGAGTTCCGCCGCAGCGTGGCGTTGAACAGCGTGCAGATCGTGCTGGCCGACCATCATTACTGGGGTGGCCTGCGCGACACCCAGGTGCTGGCGAAAATGTGCCACACCTTCGGCTTGGGCGTGTCGATGCACTCCAACTCACACCTGGGCATCAGCCTGATGGCCATGGCCCACGTCGCGGCGTCGGTGCCCAACCTCGACTATGCCTGCGATACGCATTACCCCTGGCAGGAGCCAGACGAAGAAGTGATCAAGGGCGGCAAGCTGCCCATCGTCGACGGCTGCGTGAGCATCACCCGCGCGCCGGGGCTGGGCCTGGAGCTGGACCACGATCAGTTGGGCAAGCTGCATGACCAATACCTCAGTTGCGGTATCCGCCAGCGTGACGATGTGAAACAGATGCAGCGCTATCAACCGCAGTGGAAAACCGTCAAACCACGTTTCTGA